From the genome of Lotus japonicus ecotype B-129 chromosome 6, LjGifu_v1.2, one region includes:
- the LOC130725129 gene encoding uncharacterized protein LOC130725129, with the protein MGGITLLLDLWRKNQSFNTTQTYQSSWFVSTSATVASFAAGTSLASRDFFGTPVAYCDAGAAIAEDYIPSMPSVPTGKYFYHDSLKYSSTKSYNIELKPLLSVFELNSLSHITLRSFLMFYLPLLEPHAKMEQDDDDFIQDNEDELRLNLAGPFRKSLIQIIREVTVVTTRRILERVTVHYVSRRMAWKLLKDVTKSAARKAGRRMPTLVYFFSVSKATFRGHMLGVTASWVVQVGIRLCQFFTSMSKNDVSDMNKDERTRLLRQKIFIATVRCHASLIFASIGGGIGATLFRPATGQWISCAIGDLAGPVIVAVCADRIFHLNF; encoded by the exons ATGGGAGGAATAACATTACTTCTAGATCTGTGGAGGAAAAATCAAAGCTTTAACACAACACAAACATATCAATCTTCTTGGTTTGTTTCTACATCTGCCACTGTTGCCTCATTTGCTGCCGGAACCTCTTTGGCCTCAAGGGACTTCTTTGG GACACCAGTTGCTTATTGTGATGCTGGAGCGGCAATTGCTGAAGACTACATTCCTAGCATGCCAAGTGTACCAACtggaaaatatttttatcatgattCTCTAAAATATAGTAGTACAAAGAGCTACAATATTGAACTAAAACCACTATTATCTGTTTTTGAATTGAACTCACTTTCACATATTACATTGAGGTCATTCTTGATGTTCTATTTGCCTCTTTTGGAGCCTCATGCAAAGATGGAgcaagatgatgatgactttaTACAGGACAATGAAGACGAGCTTCGTCTCAATCTGGCCGGTCCCTTCAGAAAGTCACTGATTCAAATCATCCGTGAG GTTACAGTTGTGACAACTAGGCGCATTTTAGAAAGAGTAACTGTCCATTATGTTTCAAGAAGAATGGCATGGAAACTACTCAAAG ATGTTACTAAATCAGCTGCTCGCAAAGCTGGAAGGAGAATGCCTACTTTAGTTTACTTCTTTTCTGTGAGCAAAGCAACTTTCAGAG GGCACATGCTTGGAGTTACAGCATCATGGGTTGTCCAAGTAGGCATCAGATTATGTCAATTCTTCACATCCATGTCAAAGAATGATGTAAGTGATATGAACAAAGATGAGAGAACAAGACTTCTTAGGCAGAAGATTTTCATAGCAACAGTTAGGTGCCATGCATCTCTGATTTTTGCTTCTATTGGGGGAGGGATTGGGGCTACCCTTTTTCGCCCCGCGACCGGCCAGTGGATTA GTTGTGCTATTGGTGATTTGGCTGGTCCAGTTATTGTGGCAGTTTGTGCTGACAGAATTTTTCACTTGAACTTTTAG
- the LOC130724699 gene encoding uncharacterized protein LOC130724699 has product MLRSVVRAATTHHSWRHKPTTISSLSYSSKAPKPAPTSKPAAADLLFDEQERLRRLAADEKDPSLDVGPDGRPLFSSATSISKLTGKDSCTYFKLTKEALNEVLPEGVPMGMVKEFQDSMRPALLVRQSFLDLRDNFRRIVDPPMWSPPGKGVKARKQVVLDGPVSCGKSIALAMLVQWAREEGWLVFYVPQGKEWTHGGFFYKHPQSGLWDTPVQAENVLKDFLKYNESYLKRLPCQIFDPIPLGEGAGVGWLKDVDSLAISEGTMLYELVKTGIEQTHAAVGVVVRLRKELSLVKDMPVLIAIDQYNNWFTFSEYEEPVTIRSCRPIHARELTMVNAFRSMMHNEMMVGAFSHSTAVGKLRQHLPDVPVDARVMFPRYSLDEAETVCHYYLRQRLIRREGFSEENWKKIYFLCNGNGTEMRGLVPFMR; this is encoded by the exons ATGTTGCGGTCAGTTGTGAGAGCCGCAACAACCCATCATTCATGGCGTCACAAACCCACCACTATCTCATCTCTCAGTTACTCTTCTAAGGCTCCAAAGCCCGCTCCCACTTCCAAACCCGCCGCCGCCGACCTCCTCTTCGACGAGCAGGAACGCCTCCGCCGCCTCGCCGCCGATGAAAAGGACCCTTCTCTCGATGTCGGCCCTGACGGCCGCCCCCTCTTCTCTTCAGCCACTTCCATCTCCAAGCTCACCGGCAAAGACTCCTGCACCTACTTCAAACTAAc AAAGGAGGCTCTGAACGAGGTTCTACCTGAAGGGGTTCCAATGGGTATGGTGAAGGAGTTTCAGGACTCCATGCGACCGGCTTTGCTTGTTCGCCAGAGCTTCTTGGATCTTCGTGATAACTTCAGGCGCATTGTTGATCCCCCAATGTGGTCACCTCCTGGTAAAG gCGTTAAGGCTAGGAAGCAAGTTGTTTTGGATGGTCCTGTTAGCTGTGGGAAAAGCATTGCGCTTGCGATGCTAGTTCAGTGGGCTCGAGAAGAAGGTTGGTTGGTTTTCTATGTTCCTCAAGGAAAGGAATGGACTCATGGTGGTTTCTTCTACAAGCATCCACAATCAGGTCTATGGGACACACCTGTCCAGGCTGAGAATGTCCTCAAG GATTTTTTGAAGTACAACGAGTCCTACCTAAAGCGATTGCCATGCCAAATATTTGATCCAATCCCATTAGGTGAGGGTGCTGGTGTTGGATGGTTAAAAGATGTTGATTCCTTGGCAATTTCTGAGGGTACAATGTTATATGAGCTGGTGAAGACTGGCATTGAACAAACCCATGCAGCTGTTGGAGTGGTAGTTCGTTTGAGGAAAGAGTTATCCCTTGTTAAAGATATGCCTGTACTTATTGCTATTGATCAA TATAATAACTGGTTCACATTCAGCGAGTATGAGGAGCCAGTCACAATTCGTTCATGTCGGCCAATACATGCTAGAGAACTTACAATG GTGAATGCTTTTAGGTCAATGATGCACAATGAGATGATGGTAGGCGCTTTTTCTCATTCCACAGCAGTAGGAAAGCTTCGGCAACATTTGCCGGATGTTCCGGTAGATGCTCGTGTTATGTTTCCTCGATACAGTTTAGATGAAGCCGAGACTGTTTGCCATTATTATTTAAG GCAAAGGCTTATTCGTCGCGAAGGATTCTCAGAAGAAAACTGGAAGAAAATTTACTTTCTGTGCAATGGAAATGGAACAGAGATGAGGGGGTTAGTTCCTTTCATGCGATGA
- the LOC130721864 gene encoding spermidine coumaroyl-CoA acyltransferase-like — protein sequence MENKKMPLSLDVKDVVIVKPSNPTPCHILPLSSIDSNPDLNILCHTIYVYQANPDSPNGQLDPAHVIKEALSKALVHYYPLAGKITALDDGKLGITCNADDDGVPFLEATANCNLSSLHYLEGIDVPTAQKFVYDNPSKDQTSEHLLVFKVTKFQCGGFTVGMGLSHTVCDGFGASQFYRALSELASGKKCEPSLKPVWERERLIGTVFKEPLQFPIDKASMAASPFWPTTEISHECFNLNGESIQRLKLELMKESESESVKESFTTLETLGAYVWRSRARALKLNTDGETLFCLAVGVRHLLDPPLPEGYYGNAFVASNVVLTVKELDEKPLSEVLKLIKESKKLPSNKEYIKNSVNMLETMRKLGIRVQATGASVVLTDWRQLGLLEEVDFGWKGSVNIVPVPWNMFGFVDLCLFLPPSKLDHSMKGGVRVFVSLPKASMPKFKEEMEALKASDEGTI from the coding sequence ATGGAAAATAAGAAGATGCCTCTCTCCCTTGATGTTAAGGATGTTGTGATTGTTAAACCATCCAATCCTACACCTTGTCATATTCTCCCACTTTCCTCCATTGACAGCAACCCTGATCTCAACATTCTCTGCCACACCATTTATGTGTACCAGGCAAATCCTGATTCCCCAAATGGCCAACTAGACCCTGCTCATGTGATCAAAGAAGCCCTCTCAAAGGCTTTGGTTCACTATTATCCCCTTGCAGGGAAGATAACAGCACTtgatgatggaaaacttggaaTAACATGCAATGCCGATGATGATGGAGTACCATTCTTGGAAGCAACTGCTAACTGTAACCTCTCTTCTCTTCACTATCTTGAAGGGATTGATGTTCCAACAGCACAGAAATTTGTGTATGATAACCCTTCAAAAGACCAAACTAGTGAACATCTCTTGGTTTTCAAGGTGACCAAGTTCCAATGTGGGGGTTTCACAGTTGGAATGGGCTTGTCCCACACCGTTTGTGATGGGTTTGGTGCATCTCAGTTCTACAGAGCCCTGTCTGAACTTGCAAGTGGAAAAAAATGTGAGCCTTCACTGAAACCTGTgtgggagagagagagactAATTGGGACAGTTTTTAAGGAACCTCTCCAATTTCCCATTGATAAAGCTTCAATGGCAGCTTCACCATTTTGGCCAACTACTGAGATTTCTCATGAATGCTTCAACCTGAATGGTGAGAGCATTCAAAGACTCAAATTGGAACTGATGAAGGAAAGTGAGAGTGAAAGTGTGAAGGAAAGCTTCACAACTCTTGAAACACTTGGTGCCTATGTTTGGAGGTCAAGGGCTAGAGCTTTGAAACTGAACACTGATGGGGAAACTCTGTTTTGTTTAGCAGTGGGGGTGAGACACCTATTGGATCCACCTTTGCCTGAAGGGTATTATGGGAATGCTTTTGTGGCTTCAAATGTGGTGCTAACAGTGAAAGAACTTGATGAAAAGCCACTGTCAGAGGTCCTGAAGCTCATCAAAGAGAGTAAGAAGCTTCCTTCTAATAAGGAATACATAAAAAACTCAGTCAACATGTTGGAGACAATGAGGAAATTGGGGATTAGGGTTCAAGCAACAGGTGCATCAGTGGTATTGACAGATTGGAGGCAACTGGGTTTGTTGGAAGAAGTGGATTTTGGATGGAAGGGTTCAGTGAATATAGTGCCAGTTCCGTGGAACATGTTTGGATTTGTGGATTTGTGCCTTTTCTTGCCTCCTAGTAAGTTGGATCATTCAATGAAAGGAGGGGTTAGGGTCTTTGTGTCCCTCCCCAAAGCATCCATGCCCAAGTTTAAGGAGGAAATGGAGGCCCTCAAGGCAAGTGATGAGGGTACCATCTAG
- the LOC130723507 gene encoding uncharacterized protein LOC130723507 has translation MEPEADYKDSSLVLIKQGAEARVFESSFVGRRSVIKERFSKKYRHPILDSKLTLKRLNAEARCMTKARRLGVRTPVLYAVDPVVHTLTFEYVDGPSVKDVFLEFGSLGVNEERMGNIASQIGDAIGKLHDGGLVHDDLTTSNMLLKNDTNQLVLIDFGLSFTSTLPEDKAVDLYVLERAILSMHSSCGNVMDQILAAYRKSSKQWSSTLNKLAQVRQRGRKRTMVG, from the exons ATGGAGCCTGAAGCTGACTATAAAGATAGCTCTCTTGTTCTGATTAAGCAAGGAGCTGAAGCT AGGGTTTTTGAGTCTTCTTTTGTGGGAAGGAGGTCTGTTATCAAGGAACGTTTCTCAAAGAAATACAGACATCCAATTTTGGATTCTAAGTTGACACTCAAGCGCTTAAATGCG GAGGCTAGGTGCATGACCAAAGCAAGGCGCCTTGGGGTTCGTACTCCCGTGCTTTATGCTGTGGATCCTGTTGTGCACACATTAACATTTGAATATGTTGACGGCCCTTCAGTCAAAGATGTGTTTCTTGAATTTGGGTCTCTTGGTGTCAACGAAGAACGTATGGGCAACATTGCGTCCCAAATTGGTGATGCAATTGGAAAGTTGCATGATGGAGGTCTTGTTCATGATGATTTAACTACATCAAACATGTTATTGAAGAATGATACCAATCAGTTG GTTCTTATTGACTTTGGTTTGAGCTTCACTTCAACTCTACCGGAAGATAAGGCTGTTGATTTGTATGTCCTGGAAAGAGCTATTCTTTCAATGCATTCTTCATGTGGCAATGTG ATGGATCAGATACTTGCAGCATACCGCAAGTCATCAAAGCAGTGGTCATCCACATTGAACAAGCTGGCGCAAG TGCGACAAAGAGGACGAAAGAGGACCATGGTTGGGTGA